A section of the Budorcas taxicolor isolate Tak-1 chromosome 17, Takin1.1, whole genome shotgun sequence genome encodes:
- the ZNF10 gene encoding zinc finger protein 10 — protein MEAELLTARSHTLVTFKDILVNFTREEWKLLDTAQQIMYKDVMLENYRNLVSLGHQLPKPDVILRLEKGEEPWLVEREIHQETHPDLETSIEIKSTSTKSISNDKYSCDVKMERMAKSDLWYLSLEEVWTCGGQLDRPQDSQERHLRHRLIHTGEKPYECKECGKSFSRSSHLIGHQKTHTGEEPYECKECGKSFSWFSHLVTHQRTHTGDKLYTCSQCGKSFVHSSRLIRHQRTHTGEKPYECPECGKSFRQSTHLILHQRTHVRVRPYECSECGKSYSQRSHLVVHHRTHTGLKPFECKDCGKCFSRSSHLFSHQRTHTGEKPYECHDCGKSFSQSSALIVHQRIHTGEKPYECCQCGKAFIRKNDLIKHQRVHVGDETYKCNQCGIIFSQNSPLIVYQIAHTGEQFLTCNQCGTALVNTPNVIRYQTNLIRENAY, from the exons ATGGAGGCTGAGTTGCTAACTGCCCGGTCCCAC ACACTGGTGACCTTCAAGGACATACTTGTGAACTTCACCAGGGAAGAGTGGAAACTGCTGGACACTGCTCAGCAGATCATGTACAAAGATGTGATGCTGGAAAACTACAGAAACCTGGTGTCTTTAG GGCATCAGCTTCCCAAACCAGATGTGATCCTGCGGTTGGAGAAGGGGGAGGAGCCGTGGCTGGTGGAGAGAGAGATTCACCAAGAGACCCATCCAG atttGGAAACTTCCATTGAAATTAAATCAACTTCCACTAAGAGCATTTCTAATGATAAATACTCTTGTGATgttaaaatggaaagaatggCAAAGAGTGATCTCTGGTATTTGTCACTGGAAGAAGTCTGGACTTGTGGTGGTCAGTTGGACAGGCCCCAGGACAGCCAGGAGAGACATCTGAG GCACCGTCTTATCcatactggagaaaaaccttatgaatgtaaggaatgtggaaaATCTTTCAGCCGAAGTTCTCACCTCATAGGACATCAAAAGACTCATACTGGTGAAGAACCATATGAGTGTAAAgagtgtggaaaatccttcagCTGGTTCTCTCACCTTGTTACCCATCAGAGAACTCATACAGGAGACAAACTGTACACATGTAGTCAGTGTGGAAAGTCTTTTGTTCACAGCTCTAGGCTTATTAGGCACCAGAgaactcacactggagagaaaccctatgaatgtccTGAATGTGGGAAATCTTTCAGACAGAGCACACATCTCATTCTGCATCAGAGAACTCATGTTAGAGTGAGGCCCTAtgaatgcagtgaatgtgggaagtCTTACAGCCAGAGATCTCACCTTGTTGTCCATCACAGAACTCACACTGGGCTGAAACCCTTTGAGTGCAAAGactgtggaaaatgcttcagTCGAAGCTCTCACCTTTTCTCACATCAGAGAACCCATACTGGGGAGAAGCCATACGAATGTCAtgactgtggaaaatccttcagcCAAAGTTCTGCCCTCATTGTgcaccagagaattcatactggagagaaaccatatgagTGTTGTcagtgtgggaaagccttcattAGAAAGAATGACCTTATTAAGCATCAGAGGGTTCATGTTGGAGATGAGACCTATAAATGTAATCAGTGTGGAATCATCTTCAGCCAGAACTCTCCACTTATAGTGTATCAAATAGCTCATACTGGAGAGCAGTTCCTAACATGTAATCAGTGTGGGACAGCACTTGTTAATACCCCTAATGTTATTAGATACCAGACAAATCTTATTAGGGAAAATGCATATTAA